One stretch of Methanobacteriaceae archaeon DNA includes these proteins:
- a CDS encoding XRE family transcriptional regulator yields the protein MSDKNLIGAKIRQLRENREMNQQQLANASENSVELLEHIENGDVVPSLTPLIKIAKALDVRIGTFMDDVQQRGPVIVEQGQTEKVIYFSGQKDQTKESAMEFYSLASGKCDRHMEPFLIDVDIHDDAEFKLESHEGEEFIYVIEGEIEIVYGSEKYTVSKGDTIYYDSVVPHHLHAYGEKPAKILAVIYAPF from the coding sequence GTGTCGGATAAGAACTTAATTGGGGCAAAAATTCGCCAACTAAGAGAAAACAGAGAAATGAACCAGCAGCAACTGGCTAATGCAAGTGAAAACAGTGTAGAACTATTAGAACATATTGAAAATGGGGATGTAGTTCCTTCCCTAACACCTTTAATTAAGATTGCAAAGGCTCTTGATGTGAGAATTGGTACATTTATGGATGATGTCCAACAAAGAGGCCCAGTCATTGTTGAACAAGGGCAAACAGAAAAAGTAATTTATTTCTCTGGCCAAAAAGACCAAACCAAAGAAAGTGCTATGGAATTTTATTCACTGGCATCTGGCAAATGTGATCGTCATATGGAACCTTTTTTAATTGATGTTGATATCCATGACGATGCTGAATTCAAGCTGGAATCTCATGAAGGGGAAGAATTCATCTATGTTATTGAAGGCGAAATTGAGATCGTTTATGGAAGTGAAAAATATACGGTATCTAAAGGAGATACTATTTATTATGATTCAGTAGTTCCTCACCATCTACATGCCTATGGGGAAAAACCGGCCAAGATTTTGGCTGTAATTTATGCTCCATTTTAA
- a CDS encoding P-II family nitrogen regulator, translated as MKEIVAIIRPEKLEDVKKALEEIGCNGVTVVEVKGRGRQLGITESYRGSDYRIDLLPKTRLEIIINDEDVEKITDAIVKTAQTGDIGDGKIFISPVEEVIRIRTGESGKKAV; from the coding sequence ATGAAAGAGATAGTAGCAATTATCCGCCCAGAAAAACTGGAAGATGTTAAAAAAGCCCTGGAAGAAATCGGTTGCAATGGTGTGACTGTGGTCGAAGTCAAAGGACGAGGCAGGCAGTTAGGCATAACCGAAAGCTATCGGGGGAGCGACTACCGAATTGATCTTTTACCAAAAACCAGATTAGAGATTATAATTAACGATGAAGATGTAGAAAAAATTACAGATGCCATTGTTAAAACTGCTCAAACTGGAGACATTGGAGATGGAAAAATATTCATATCTCCTGTAGAAGAAGTAATTCGGATTCGTACCGGAGAAAGTGGCAAAAAAGCTGTTTAA
- a CDS encoding DUF5814 domain-containing protein produces MIILKRKKKILEVFPIGSPKGALNSRRKPEFQGYIKFKKTPNGPKIHKFVIKKDKEELLPPAEAVKLFRKQAVFLIDRDPEVEEFLDSLNIKYRRTIICNHCTMEGHITIINSKSSFNYHEQKICRLCAEEVIKRELNYRGIDKKTFKNFKRILDKTGDLDQVLKVLDPSFDPLKNSNLTLFDRISSSKDNDFPKLSVDQLDIPQKFKTILKSHGSKNLLPVQYKAVENGVLDGKSLMVVSATASGKTLIGELAGIPRAMQGQKFIFLTPLVALANQKYRDFKKRYSKLGLKTSIKVGMSRIRAREEIKLPDDDIKQADIIVATYEGIDFMLRSGKAQLLDGLGTVVIDEIHTLDDEERGSRLNGLIKRLKNIYPNLQLIGLSATVQNPQEIAGSFGLKLVEYDRRPVPLERHLVFTRSEEEKRSLIARFSRREFKNKSEKGFHGQTIVFTNSRRKTHLIADYLTRNQVKSSAYHAGLSYAQKERIEKAFIKQEISAVVTTAALAAGVDFPASQVIFETLTMGNKWINPNEFSQMLGRAGRPSYHDRGIVYLLPEIGLSYDDESEELMALELLESDVDPVHVNYSEEDTLEQILADICSGSVSTNAGLSKMYNGMNIPVDALNGLSTIESYGFVQEDHGNIRPTNYGKAVSMSFLQSEEAEYIKKHLKKKSKKDPLQIALSLEPFESVYLSSRLHKQLSRALKANFSTRLFADSTLDIISTGENLVKLDPNFQQAVLNIQVDFLSCKCKDRPFCYCLQRELSSYIVKQRLKKQDPVDITKKLLKKYQIHAYPGDIFSWLDALVRMLEATKRIARALHYHKKAKECARIIRAIEKG; encoded by the coding sequence ATGATTATTTTAAAAAGAAAAAAGAAAATTCTGGAAGTTTTCCCCATTGGAAGCCCTAAGGGTGCCTTAAATTCCCGAAGAAAACCAGAATTTCAGGGATATATAAAATTCAAAAAAACACCTAATGGTCCTAAAATCCATAAATTCGTGATAAAAAAGGATAAAGAAGAGTTGTTACCTCCTGCGGAGGCAGTGAAGCTCTTTAGAAAACAGGCCGTGTTTTTAATTGATAGAGATCCTGAAGTGGAAGAATTTTTGGATTCACTTAATATAAAGTACAGAAGAACCATTATATGCAACCACTGCACCATGGAAGGACACATTACTATTATTAATTCCAAATCATCTTTTAATTATCATGAACAGAAAATTTGCCGACTCTGTGCCGAAGAAGTAATTAAAAGAGAATTAAATTACCGGGGCATAGATAAAAAGACTTTTAAAAATTTTAAAAGAATTCTAGATAAAACTGGAGATCTTGATCAGGTTTTAAAAGTTCTTGATCCTAGTTTTGATCCTCTTAAAAATTCCAATCTCACTCTTTTTGATAGAATTTCTTCCTCTAAAGATAATGATTTTCCTAAATTAAGTGTGGACCAGCTGGATATCCCTCAAAAGTTTAAAACTATTCTAAAATCTCATGGAAGTAAAAATCTGCTTCCGGTGCAGTATAAGGCTGTGGAAAATGGGGTTTTAGATGGAAAAAGCTTGATGGTGGTATCGGCCACTGCCAGTGGAAAAACTCTTATTGGTGAGCTGGCAGGCATACCACGGGCCATGCAGGGCCAGAAATTCATTTTTTTAACACCACTGGTGGCACTGGCCAACCAGAAGTATAGGGACTTTAAAAAGAGGTATTCCAAATTAGGCCTCAAAACTTCTATTAAAGTGGGAATGAGTAGAATACGGGCTAGAGAAGAAATTAAACTTCCTGACGATGATATTAAACAGGCAGATATTATAGTGGCCACCTATGAAGGTATAGACTTCATGTTAAGGTCAGGCAAAGCTCAGCTCCTTGATGGTTTAGGAACTGTGGTTATTGATGAAATTCACACCCTGGACGATGAAGAACGTGGCTCTAGGTTGAATGGCCTTATTAAACGACTTAAAAATATTTATCCTAATTTACAGCTTATTGGTCTCTCTGCAACAGTTCAGAATCCTCAAGAAATCGCAGGATCATTTGGATTAAAATTAGTGGAATACGACCGCCGTCCAGTACCTCTGGAACGGCATCTGGTTTTTACGCGTAGTGAAGAGGAAAAAAGGAGTTTAATTGCTAGATTTTCTCGCAGAGAATTTAAAAATAAGTCTGAAAAAGGTTTCCATGGCCAGACCATAGTTTTCACAAATTCTCGTAGAAAAACACATCTCATTGCAGATTACCTGACTCGTAACCAGGTTAAATCTTCAGCATATCACGCCGGACTTTCTTATGCTCAAAAAGAAAGAATAGAAAAGGCCTTTATCAAACAGGAAATTTCAGCTGTGGTTACCACTGCGGCCCTAGCAGCAGGGGTGGATTTTCCAGCATCTCAGGTTATTTTTGAAACCCTGACCATGGGAAATAAATGGATTAACCCCAATGAATTTTCTCAGATGTTAGGCCGGGCGGGAAGGCCTTCCTATCACGACCGAGGAATTGTTTATCTTTTACCAGAGATTGGTCTGAGTTATGATGATGAGAGTGAAGAGTTGATGGCCCTGGAGCTTTTGGAAAGTGATGTAGATCCAGTCCATGTTAATTACTCTGAAGAAGATACATTAGAACAGATTTTAGCAGACATATGTTCGGGATCAGTTTCAACCAATGCCGGACTTTCTAAAATGTATAATGGAATGAATATTCCGGTGGATGCTCTTAATGGCCTCAGCACCATAGAATCTTATGGATTCGTTCAAGAAGATCATGGAAATATACGACCTACCAATTATGGTAAAGCAGTTTCCATGTCTTTCTTGCAGTCAGAAGAAGCTGAATACATTAAAAAACATTTAAAGAAAAAATCTAAAAAAGACCCCTTACAAATTGCTCTTTCATTGGAACCTTTTGAGAGCGTATATCTATCAAGCAGGCTTCATAAACAACTAAGCCGGGCCTTAAAGGCCAATTTTTCCACCAGACTATTTGCTGATTCTACGCTGGATATCATTTCCACTGGAGAAAACTTAGTTAAACTGGATCCTAATTTTCAACAGGCTGTTTTAAATATTCAGGTGGACTTTTTATCATGCAAATGCAAGGATCGACCGTTTTGCTACTGTTTACAACGGGAATTATCATCTTATATTGTAAAGCAGCGTTTAAAAAAGCAAGACCCGGTAGATATTACTAAGAAACTTCTAAAAAAATACCAGATACATGCCTATCCTGGAGATATATTTTCCTGGTTGGATGCTCTAGTAAGGATGCTGGAGGCCACTAAAAGAATTGCTAGGGCTCTACATTATCATAAAAAGGCCAAAGAATGTGCTAGAATTATTAGGGCCATTGAAAAGGGATAA
- a CDS encoding ammonium transporter, translated as MDPVLNSGDTAWMLISTALVMLMTIPGVALFYGGLTKKENVLNTMFLSLIAFAITSIIWVLYGYQFAFGADTLMGLIGNPTNLMMNGIGVDQLATLAPTIPEFVYIAFQMTFAAITVALISGAVVERMKFSSWMVFIVAWVSLVYVPIAHMVWGGGILFNLGALDFAGGTVVHINSGIAALALILLLGKRKDTRLLPHNLGYSVIGAALLWFGWFGFNAGSALTAGGLAGSAFLATNTAAAAGMISWVIIDYIKTGKPTMLGAISGAIAGLVAITPAAGFVTIQAAIIIGFVTSFISYAAISYLKPKLGYDDALDVFGIHGMSGLWGSIAVGLFAAPFINSLGTGLFYGNPEQLWIQLIAVFVVIIYSFVVTLIIGLAIKYTMGLRVEERDEIEGLDTNLHEESGYRI; from the coding sequence ATGGATCCTGTTCTTAACTCTGGTGATACAGCGTGGATGCTTATATCCACAGCCCTGGTAATGCTCATGACCATCCCTGGTGTGGCATTATTCTATGGCGGGCTAACTAAAAAAGAAAATGTATTAAATACAATGTTTTTATCTCTCATCGCATTTGCCATAACAAGTATAATCTGGGTACTCTATGGGTACCAGTTTGCATTTGGTGCAGATACTTTGATGGGATTAATTGGAAATCCGACTAATTTGATGATGAATGGAATTGGTGTAGACCAATTGGCAACACTAGCCCCAACTATACCTGAATTTGTCTATATTGCTTTCCAGATGACTTTCGCCGCTATAACCGTGGCTTTGATTTCTGGAGCAGTAGTAGAGAGAATGAAATTCTCTTCCTGGATGGTATTTATTGTGGCCTGGGTCTCCCTAGTATACGTTCCTATTGCCCACATGGTATGGGGTGGAGGAATTTTATTCAACCTGGGTGCTCTTGACTTTGCAGGCGGTACCGTTGTACACATAAACTCAGGTATAGCTGCCTTAGCCCTGATTCTACTACTAGGTAAAAGAAAAGATACCAGATTACTACCACATAACCTAGGATACTCTGTAATTGGAGCAGCCCTCCTATGGTTTGGATGGTTTGGATTTAACGCTGGATCTGCCCTTACTGCTGGAGGGTTGGCTGGATCTGCATTCCTGGCAACAAACACTGCTGCTGCTGCGGGTATGATATCTTGGGTAATTATTGACTACATTAAAACAGGAAAACCAACCATGCTAGGTGCCATATCTGGTGCCATTGCTGGTTTAGTAGCAATTACTCCGGCAGCCGGATTTGTAACCATACAAGCCGCCATTATAATAGGTTTTGTCACCTCATTTATCTCCTACGCCGCAATATCCTACCTAAAACCGAAATTAGGATACGACGATGCACTGGATGTATTTGGAATACACGGAATGTCTGGGCTATGGGGATCAATAGCTGTGGGTCTTTTCGCAGCACCGTTTATAAACTCCCTGGGAACTGGATTATTCTATGGAAATCCTGAACAACTTTGGATCCAACTAATAGCAGTTTTCGTAGTAATTATTTACTCATTTGTAGTAACCCTAATCATCGGATTAGCCATTAAATACACAATGGGACTACGAGTAGAAGAAAGAGATGAAATCGAAGGTCTGGACACTAATCTCCACGAAGAGTCAGGTTACAGAATCTAA
- a CDS encoding thioesterase family protein: protein MFKIDVIPRFGDIDGLKHVNNTVLAIWFEKGRNPIFRMFTPDLDLSYEKWKLILVRTEFDFIGQMYYGGDVEIRSYITHIGNSSFTIGHEAWQDDEIKAKGKAVLVHYDFIDQVPLAIPDEIRADLEANFVKEEDIGKK, encoded by the coding sequence ATGTTTAAAATAGATGTTATACCTCGATTTGGGGATATAGATGGATTGAAGCATGTTAATAATACTGTTTTAGCAATATGGTTTGAAAAAGGAAGAAATCCTATATTCCGAATGTTTACTCCTGATCTGGATTTGAGTTACGAAAAATGGAAATTAATTTTAGTAAGAACTGAATTCGACTTCATAGGTCAGATGTACTATGGCGGAGATGTGGAAATTCGAAGTTACATTACTCATATTGGTAATTCGTCATTTACTATTGGACATGAGGCCTGGCAGGATGATGAAATAAAAGCAAAAGGTAAAGCTGTCCTGGTTCATTATGATTTCATCGATCAGGTTCCTTTAGCTATTCCCGATGAAATAAGGGCCGATTTAGAAGCCAATTTTGTTAAAGAAGAAGATATTGGTAAAAAATAA
- a CDS encoding P-II family nitrogen regulator, with the protein MIPKKILVLKNEGSLEIDSHDWLDMEILNYNQISIDGTKTCLLKEPSNDNFYSINEKIAQIDGLMIFAEKSRYQCIINLEKTLIEEEIPYVILSENELETLNSKNYFILIEGQHFQAIITALNRISSLIKEVNDGEIGEIKEEKELNEENNILNKESDKKEFTDDLNSKAEPYPHFEKRKFEIRNFNKQIEMQQEESLKKVRFTLHPIMLDSVKSSLKKLGFSNITITDIKHYDSEKHTHEIYRASNYEMKARKWHEIMIVLRKNEVDFIVNMLKKLKNEDIGDEVIISSSDNAIRISSEERGSEALD; encoded by the coding sequence ATGATACCTAAAAAAATTCTTGTATTGAAAAATGAAGGAAGTCTTGAAATTGATAGCCACGATTGGCTGGATATGGAAATTTTAAATTATAATCAAATTAGTATTGACGGGACAAAGACTTGTCTTCTAAAGGAACCATCTAATGACAATTTTTATTCGATTAATGAAAAAATAGCTCAAATTGATGGCCTAATGATTTTTGCAGAAAAATCCCGGTATCAGTGCATAATAAACCTTGAAAAAACATTGATTGAAGAAGAAATACCCTATGTCATATTGTCAGAAAATGAATTAGAAACTCTAAATTCTAAAAACTATTTCATCTTAATAGAAGGCCAGCATTTTCAAGCAATTATTACGGCCTTGAATAGAATATCTTCTTTAATAAAAGAAGTTAATGATGGTGAAATAGGGGAAATAAAAGAAGAAAAAGAACTTAATGAAGAAAATAATATATTGAATAAAGAATCTGATAAAAAAGAATTCACCGATGATTTAAATAGTAAAGCAGAGCCCTATCCTCATTTTGAGAAACGAAAGTTTGAAATCAGAAATTTTAATAAACAAATTGAAATGCAGCAGGAAGAATCCTTAAAAAAGGTCAGATTCACCCTGCACCCCATTATGCTAGATTCAGTTAAATCATCATTAAAAAAATTGGGATTCTCTAATATTACTATAACTGATATAAAGCACTATGATTCAGAAAAACACACCCATGAAATTTATCGGGCCAGTAACTATGAAATGAAGGCCAGAAAATGGCATGAAATAATGATTGTGCTGAGAAAAAACGAGGTAGATTTCATAGTAAATATGCTTAAAAAGCTAAAAAATGAGGACATTGGTGATGAAGTTATAATATCATCCTCTGATAATGCAATACGCATTAGTAGTGAAGAGAGAGGATCAGAAGCTTTAGATTAA
- a CDS encoding P-II family nitrogen regulator → MKRIIAIIRPDKFETVKNSLEELGINGMTVEDVKGRGRQLGITESYRGKDYTVDLLPKVRLEIIVKSIDVDKVVDTIVNQAKTGDIGDGKIFISPIEEVVRIRTGEKGEGAI, encoded by the coding sequence ATGAAAAGGATAATCGCAATAATTCGTCCAGATAAATTTGAAACTGTTAAAAACTCATTGGAAGAGTTAGGCATTAATGGTATGACTGTAGAAGATGTTAAAGGTCGTGGCCGACAGTTAGGAATAACAGAAAGTTATAGGGGCAAAGATTACACTGTAGATCTCCTGCCTAAAGTCAGGTTAGAAATCATTGTAAAATCTATTGATGTAGATAAAGTAGTGGATACCATTGTAAATCAAGCCAAGACTGGAGATATAGGTGATGGAAAAATATTCATTTCCCCTATTGAAGAAGTAGTTAGAATCAGAACCGGTGAAAAAGGTGAAGGAGCTATTTAA
- a CDS encoding ammonium transporter: MTAVFSSGDTAWMLIATALVILMTIPGLAMFYSGLIRRQNVLNTMLLSFVTFAIVSILWFIFGYDLVFGNDVSGLIGAIQNPFFNGVLESKTLANLAPTIPTGLFAIFQMTFAAITVALISGAIVERMKFSAWLAFVPIWLVLVYVPIAHWMWGGGFLAQMGALDFAGGIVVHLSSGVAALALVLLLGVRKDMRLLPHHLGYSVIGAGLLWFGWFGFNAGSALAAGDLAVSAMIVTNISAAVGLLTWMLMDKINTGKPTLLGALSGAVAGLASITPAAGYVNVTAAICIGFVASIISYYAVSHIKPRLGYDDALDVFGIHGVCGIVGSLAVGVFALPAINSVLTSGGLITGNLGLLYSQAIAIIIVGAYAFIMTWIIGKVLDKVIGLRVAPQDEVNGLDVNLHEESGYRLS; the protein is encoded by the coding sequence ATGACAGCTGTATTTAGTTCAGGGGACACCGCGTGGATGTTAATTGCCACGGCCCTTGTTATATTGATGACAATACCCGGACTGGCAATGTTCTACTCCGGATTAATAAGAAGACAGAATGTTTTAAACACCATGCTTTTATCATTTGTAACTTTTGCCATAGTAAGTATATTATGGTTCATATTTGGTTATGATCTTGTATTTGGTAATGATGTATCGGGATTGATAGGTGCTATCCAGAATCCATTCTTTAATGGGGTTTTAGAGTCAAAAACACTAGCAAATCTGGCACCGACCATACCCACAGGATTATTTGCGATTTTCCAGATGACATTTGCTGCCATAACCGTGGCCCTAATTTCTGGTGCCATTGTAGAGCGAATGAAATTTTCTGCATGGTTGGCATTTGTACCAATCTGGTTAGTGCTGGTTTATGTTCCTATAGCTCACTGGATGTGGGGCGGAGGATTCTTGGCTCAAATGGGTGCTCTTGACTTTGCAGGCGGAATAGTGGTTCATTTGAGTAGTGGTGTTGCAGCTCTGGCCTTAGTATTGCTTTTAGGAGTAAGAAAAGACATGCGATTGTTACCACACCACCTGGGATACTCCGTTATTGGTGCTGGATTATTATGGTTTGGGTGGTTTGGGTTCAATGCAGGATCTGCCCTAGCAGCCGGTGATTTAGCAGTTTCTGCTATGATAGTAACTAATATATCCGCTGCAGTGGGATTATTAACCTGGATGTTAATGGATAAAATCAACACTGGAAAACCTACTCTTTTAGGAGCATTATCTGGTGCTGTTGCTGGTTTAGCCTCAATTACACCTGCTGCAGGCTATGTAAATGTCACAGCGGCCATTTGTATCGGTTTTGTGGCCTCAATAATTTCATACTATGCTGTATCTCATATTAAACCACGTCTTGGATACGACGATGCACTGGATGTATTTGGAATACACGGCGTGTGCGGAATAGTAGGTTCCTTGGCTGTAGGAGTTTTCGCATTACCCGCCATTAATAGTGTTTTAACCAGTGGTGGCTTAATAACTGGTAATTTAGGATTATTATATTCCCAAGCAATTGCCATAATCATTGTAGGTGCTTATGCATTTATAATGACCTGGATTATTGGAAAAGTTCTGGACAAAGTTATTGGTTTAAGAGTTGCTCCTCAAGATGAGGTAAATGGACTTGATGTTAATCTGCATGAGGAATCCGGTTACAGATTATCCTAG
- a CDS encoding AMP-binding protein has product MVFTEDTIGEFFEKQVNKYPDNEFMVYPDRDLRFKYSEFNDRVDMLAKGLLSIGITKGDHVGIWANNVPDWLTFMFATAKIGVVLVTVNTAYKSHELDYVLKQSDMKALAIIDGFRDVDYVKTVYELVPELKTHARSNLDSEEFPHLKSVIYIGPEKHRGMYNTNEIMLLGKHTEDSVLEDAKKGLSCDDVINMQYTSGTTGFPKGVMLTHKNILNNGYYIGERQKFTENDRLCLTVPLFHCFGIVLGVMAILTHAGTFVIVELFDPLLVLAAVQKERCTALYGVPTMFIAEYSHPMFEMFDLSSLRTGIMAGSTPPIEVMKKVVKDMNMSEITSVYGLTEGSPGFTQTSVNDPLEKRVETVGKTLPACEVKIVDPETGETLGPGEPGEICCKGYNVMKGYYKMPEKTREVIDEDGWLHSGDLASVDEEGYYTIVGRIKDMIIRGGENIYPREIEEFLYTMPGIKDVQVVGIPDEKYGEIVGAFIIKDEDADIKEEDVRDYSISNIARYKVPKHVFFIDELPLTASGKVQKFILREMAVEFLNKKISEEETLD; this is encoded by the coding sequence ATGGTCTTTACAGAAGACACCATAGGCGAATTTTTTGAAAAACAGGTTAATAAATATCCTGATAACGAATTCATGGTTTATCCAGACCGTGATCTGAGATTCAAATACAGTGAATTTAATGATAGAGTGGACATGCTGGCCAAGGGCCTATTATCCATTGGAATTACTAAAGGCGATCACGTGGGAATATGGGCCAATAACGTACCTGACTGGTTAACATTCATGTTTGCAACCGCTAAAATAGGAGTAGTGCTGGTAACAGTTAATACGGCCTACAAAAGCCATGAACTGGACTATGTATTGAAACAATCTGACATGAAAGCCTTAGCAATCATTGATGGGTTTAGAGACGTTGATTATGTAAAAACAGTTTATGAACTGGTACCGGAATTAAAGACGCATGCTAGAAGTAACCTGGATAGTGAAGAATTTCCGCATCTTAAGAGTGTTATTTACATAGGTCCGGAAAAGCACCGGGGAATGTATAATACCAATGAAATAATGCTTTTAGGAAAACATACTGAAGATAGTGTTCTGGAAGATGCTAAAAAAGGCCTATCTTGTGACGATGTGATTAACATGCAGTACACCTCTGGAACTACTGGCTTTCCTAAAGGGGTTATGTTGACTCATAAAAATATTTTAAATAATGGTTATTATATTGGTGAGCGACAAAAATTTACTGAAAATGATAGATTATGTTTAACTGTGCCTCTTTTTCACTGCTTTGGAATAGTACTGGGCGTTATGGCTATTTTAACTCATGCAGGAACATTTGTAATTGTGGAATTGTTTGACCCATTACTGGTTCTGGCAGCAGTTCAAAAAGAGCGCTGCACAGCATTATATGGGGTTCCAACCATGTTTATTGCAGAGTACAGCCACCCTATGTTTGAAATGTTTGATCTTTCCAGTCTGCGTACTGGAATCATGGCGGGTTCTACTCCCCCTATCGAAGTCATGAAAAAAGTGGTTAAAGACATGAACATGAGTGAGATAACCAGTGTATATGGACTAACCGAAGGGTCGCCTGGATTCACTCAGACCAGTGTAAATGATCCACTGGAAAAAAGGGTGGAAACTGTTGGTAAGACGTTACCTGCTTGTGAGGTTAAAATTGTAGATCCTGAGACTGGTGAAACCCTGGGGCCAGGTGAACCCGGTGAAATATGTTGTAAAGGTTACAATGTAATGAAGGGTTACTATAAAATGCCTGAAAAGACCAGAGAAGTAATTGATGAGGATGGTTGGTTGCACAGTGGGGATTTGGCCTCTGTGGATGAAGAAGGTTATTATACTATTGTAGGTCGTATCAAAGATATGATTATCCGTGGTGGAGAGAATATTTATCCTCGTGAAATCGAAGAATTCCTTTACACTATGCCTGGAATTAAAGATGTGCAAGTGGTAGGAATCCCTGATGAAAAATACGGTGAAATAGTTGGAGCATTTATTATTAAGGATGAAGATGCTGACATCAAAGAAGAAGATGTTCGAGATTACTCTATTTCTAATATAGCTCGCTATAAAGTCCCTAAGCACGTATTTTTCATTGATGAATTACCTTTAACTGCCAGTGGAAAGGTGCAAAAATTTATACTGCGAGAAATGGCCGTTGAATTTTTAAATAAAAAAATATCTGAAGAAGAAACTCTGGATTAA
- the pdxS gene encoding pyridoxal 5'-phosphate synthase lyase subunit PdxS, protein MLHGTEVLKKGFAKMTKGGVIMDVVNAEQAAVAEDAGAVSVMALEKVPSDIRADGGVARMADPTKVQEIIDAVSIPVMAKARIGHLAEAQILQSLGVDMIDESEVLTPADEMFHIDKKQFTIPFVCGARNLGEALRRIDEGAAMIRTKGEPGTGNIVEAVHHMRIIMGQIREIQNKEEEELWTFAREIESPLSLVKETAKLGQLPVVNFAAGGVATPADAALMMQLGADGVFVGSGIFKSDDPEQFARAIVEATAHYDEPEVLADVSRGLGKAMHGLEISEIADADRMQDRGI, encoded by the coding sequence ATGTTACATGGTACAGAAGTTTTAAAAAAGGGCTTTGCCAAAATGACCAAGGGCGGAGTTATAATGGATGTTGTAAATGCAGAACAAGCAGCTGTTGCTGAAGATGCAGGTGCTGTTTCAGTCATGGCCTTAGAAAAGGTCCCTTCAGACATTAGAGCTGACGGTGGAGTGGCTCGGATGGCAGATCCAACTAAAGTACAGGAAATTATTGATGCAGTATCTATTCCAGTAATGGCCAAAGCTAGAATAGGCCATCTTGCAGAGGCTCAAATTTTGCAGTCTCTGGGAGTAGATATGATTGATGAGAGTGAAGTTTTAACTCCTGCTGATGAAATGTTCCACATTGATAAAAAACAATTCACCATACCTTTTGTATGCGGAGCCAGAAATCTTGGGGAAGCTTTAAGGAGAATTGACGAAGGTGCAGCTATGATTCGTACCAAAGGTGAACCTGGAACTGGTAATATTGTAGAAGCGGTCCACCACATGAGAATTATTATGGGCCAAATTAGGGAAATCCAAAATAAAGAGGAAGAGGAACTCTGGACCTTTGCCAGGGAAATTGAATCTCCACTATCTTTGGTTAAAGAAACTGCTAAATTAGGCCAACTTCCAGTTGTTAACTTTGCTGCTGGTGGAGTTGCTACTCCTGCTGATGCTGCTTTAATGATGCAACTCGGTGCCGACGGTGTATTTGTTGGATCTGGAATATTTAAATCAGATGATCCTGAACAATTCGCCCGAGCTATAGTAGAAGCAACTGCTCATTACGATGAACCTGAAGTTTTAGCTGATGTTTCAAGGGGACTTGGAAAAGCTATGCATGGTCTGGAAATCAGTGAAATAGCTGATGCGGACCGTATGCAAGATAGGGGAATTTAA